In the genome of Primulina tabacum isolate GXHZ01 chromosome 13, ASM2559414v2, whole genome shotgun sequence, the window AAGATGTAAAGCTAGGGAAAAACCCTCATATGTAATGTGTGTTTTTATCGGGGAAAATgctaataaataataaaaattcatattttttattttattaaataaatttccttagttaaaattttttaatcTCAAAATGTCCGATAACAGTGTCGATTAATATGATTCTTGTTGTTTGGGATGTGTACTTCTCGAAATTCTGGAACAGAGCAACAACAACAATTCTTTAAGCCGAGGCAATGATAAATCTTTTATCCGCAAGACGATATTGCTCGTATACAAGTGCTTTACGTTAACGACAATCGTCTCTAAGATACAACGACTTCTATCAAGAGTAGTAGCACAACAAACTCTTGATTGCAACGAACAAAAATTGTAATAACTTTCAAGTGAGTAGAAACGAAAATTTGCAGCAATATGTAGAAGGAATTCGATGCAAAAGTCCCCAAATGAATGCATGTAATGGATATTTATAGAGCATCAAAGGTGTCCAAACAAAGGTGCATCCTTTGTTGAATAGACGTGTTGATTCGGTGAAAGAACGCAACCATTGGAGTAGGGACACCCTATGGATGAATGGACACCCATTCATGTATGCAATGGCTTGGATAACATCAATCTGCACAAAAGGCAATCGACTTTCTGAAGAACCAAAGCCAAAGGATGCGTATGGTGTTTGGAGCATTTAGAACCAGAGGCGCGCGCGCGCACACGACAAtacgcgcggccgcgcgcatgATTCTGTTTGCGCACGCTGAAAACCAGTGTGGCGCGCGCAGCTGCGCGACATCATGTGCGGCCGCGCGATGCCTTCTGTTCTCCTGCACTGGAAGCGCAAGAACACGCGCAAGGGCGCGCCAGCTTCTGTTCGGACACCAACAAAATTTATTCCTTCAAATAAATTTGGTCCAAAAAGATTAACATTGATCAAAGACCACACCTCACCTCACCGCACCGTGCCGAGCCGGGCCGGGCAGGCGCGCTTGTGTGTGTTTAATTCACCAAGACCTAGCCTAGCAGCGTCTTCCCCCTTCTAAAAACTTCGGTATCCCTTGGGGCCCAAACCCATAGTCCACACTAGAACTAATAAGGAGGAGTAACTTTCTCTAGGCTTACAATGTGGGACAACCAAATTTCCATTTTATTCACCTTTTCTCTAACAATCCCCCACCTGGATGAAATTAATGCATGGATGTAGATTCACTTGAAAGTTCTTATGAACTATTATTGCATCGGGAAAGGTAGATTTTTGCTTTGAACCTTCCGTAGTAAAATACTATCGGATTTACTAGTTGCTTAGTGACGTGATGTCTTGAACTATTCAACCGTTTATGTAAACCAAGTCAACATTATTTACACAACAATAATTCTAACATATTTTGTTCTCATGTTGTGTCCGTTTCGACCCTGGACCATATCTTAGATTCATAAGTGTTCTTGAAGCGGCCATCACTTCGCACTTATATAGGTGATCTCCTATCAAGAGTATCCTGCCATACTCTACCTCTTAGGTATAGGaatgattaaaaagaaaatttaaccTCACCACATGTTGCAGGTACACTTTACTTGGACGTTTTAGGAATGAGCCTTCATTGTTTTCAAGTGTTCAACCAATATTTATAACTTAGTTTTCCCATTGAACCAAGGTTTTGGGATCTCCAATTCACAAAGTTGAGTTACCGctataaacatttttattttgtggCTTTCAAGCCCATTCCTcttattagtttgtacaattgatctcgatttatacctttagtAAAAGGATCCGCTAGGTTTTCCTTTGATTTCACATATTCAACAGAAATAACCCCATTTGAGATCAATTGTCTTATGGTATTATGTCTTCGACGAATATGTTGAGACTTACCATTGTACATACTGCTTTGTGCTCTTCCTATTGTTGATTGACTATCACAATGAATAACAATAGAAGACACTGGTTTATTCCAACAAGGAATATCTTCTAGGAAGTTTCTTAGCCATTCGACTTCTTCTCCTGCTTTGTCCAAAGCAATGAGCTCAGATTCCATAGTGGATCGAGCTATACATGTTTGCCTATAAGATTTCCATGATACCGCTCCTCCATCAATTGTGAATACATATCCACTTGTGGACTTGGAGTCTTTTGTGTCAGAATCCAATTTGCATCACAGTATCCTTCCAATAATACTGGATATTTTGTATATACCAATCCAAAGTTCAtggtgtattttaaatatcCAAGCACTCTTGTCAAGGCTTTCCAATGATCCTTATTTGGATTACTTGTAAACCTACTTAACTTATTTACAGAATGTGCAAGATTTGGTCGGGTACAATTATTCAAATACATTAGACTACCGATCATCCTTGCATATTCCAGTTGATCAATAGGTTCTCCTCGATTCTTTGCTAAATTAACTCCTAAATCTATAGGTGTTCTTGCCGAATGATTGTCAAGTGCCTTGAATCTTTCAAGAATCTTTTTAACATAGTGAGTTTGTGACAATATAATTCCTTCAGAATTCTTAGAGATTTTAATCCCCAATATTATATCACATAACCCCAAGTCTTTCATATCAAAATGTTTTCTCAACATTTTCTTAGTATTCATGATCAATTCATGATTATTTCCCATGATTAACATGTCATCTACATAAAGACAAACAATTACAAAACATTTTCATTTCCTTTAATGTAGACGCACTTGTCACATTCGTTGATTTTGAAACCATTTGATATCATTGTAGTATCAATTTTTTCATGCCATTGTTTaggtgcttgtttgagttcgTATAGAGACTTGACAAGTTTACACACCTTTTTCTCTTGTCCGGGTATGACAAACCCCTCGGGTTGTTCCATATAGATTTCCTCTTCCAATACTCCATTTAGAAAGGCtgttttaacatccatttgatgaATCTCAAGGTCATGCAATGCTGCAATGGCTATGAGAACACGAATGGATGCAATCCTCGTAACTGGAGAGTAGGTGTCAAAGAAATCATATCCCTCCTTTTGTCTAAACCCTTTGGCAACCAATCGagctttatatttatatatagatcCATCTTCTTTGTATTTTCTTTTAAGGATCCACTTGCATCCTAAAGGTTTACAACCCGAAGGAAGATCAACTAACTCCCATGTGTAGTTGTACATTATGTATTCTATTTCACTTTTCATTGCTTCTTTCCAGAAAGGAGCTTATGGGTTTGATAGAGCTTCTTGAAGAGTTCTTGGTTCATTATCTAACATGTACGTTAGAAAATCGGGACCAAATGAATTTTCAACCTTTGCTATCTTACTGCGCCTTATATCTTCATTGCTTTGAAAAGGTGCAATCGTAGTTTCATAAGGTCTTTTGTTTAGACGggattctttcttttctttacaAGGAAACATATTTTCAAAGAATATAGCATTCCTTGATTCAATTATCGTTCCCTCATTTATATCAGGTATTTCAGATTTGTGCACTGAGAACCGATATGCACTACTATTAGTTGCATATCCAATGAAGATGCAGTCAATTGTTTTAGGCCCAATCTTAACTTGCTTTGGCTTTGGTATTTCTACTTTAGCCAAACACCCCCACACTTTGAGATATTTGTAAGATGGTTTACGTTTTCTCCATTTCTCATATGGAGTCTCAACGTTTCCTTTGAGTGGTATTTTATTGAGAATGTAGTTTGCTGAGAGAATCGCTTCCCCCCACAAGTTTTGAGGTAAGCCTGAGTTTATCAACAACGCATTCATCATCTCCTTAAGAGTACGATTCTTGCGTTCTGCTACTTCATTTAATTGAGGTGAGTATGGGGCTGTAGTTTGATGAATTATGCCAGATATTGTGCAAAATTCTTCAAACGGGGCAACATATTCTCTACCTCGATCACTTCTAACCATTTTGATTTTTGAACTGAATTGATTCTCGACTTCATTCTTATAAACTTTGAATGTTTCTATAGCTTCATCTTTGCTTTTCAATAAATATACATAGCAAAACCTTGTGCAGTCATCAATAAATGTTATGAAATACTTTTTCCCACCTCGAGTTTGTACATGTTTTAAATCACATATATCAGTATGGATTAACTCAAGCGGCGTAGTACTTCTCGTTACCGAATGGAAAAGGGATCTTAGCCGTTTTTGCTTTAACACAGATCTCATACTTGTGTTGTGGATCCTTTTTAAATGTAGGTATTACATTTTGGTTTGCAAGTCTTTGCAACGTGTTAAAGTTAACATGTCCCAATCTTTCATGCCATAAGTTTGGACTTTCAATCAAGTACGCAGAATTTATAACTTTATTCTTCGCCTCTTGGCGGATAACATTCATTACATTCATCTTAAAGAGAAAATTATCTTGGTACCCTATGCCTATAAAAACACCACTCTTGGTTAATACAAATTTGTCCGATTCGAACACAAGCCTAAAATCGGCCTTACTCAACAAAGAACCAGAAACCAAGTTCTTCCGAATGTCCGGCACATGCAGTACATTCTTGAGCGTTACTTCTTTGCCTGAAGTCATCTTCAGCACTACTTCTCCAACTCCTACAACATCAGACGTTGTAGAGTTTCCCATAAATAGTTTCCTTTCACTGATGGGAGAGTAGGATGAGAACATCTCCTTGTCGGCACAAATGTGGCTAGTAGATCCGGTGTCTATCCACCACTCTCTTGGATTGTCCACCAAGTTGGCTTCAAATACAACAACAGATAAATTAAGTTACGAAATATCAACTGGTACATACCGTTCTTCGACGACATTTTCTTGCCTTTGTTTCTGCTTTTTATTGTCTCTCTTTGGAAGACGACAATCCTTGGCCATGTGGTTCGGTTTACCACAATTAAAGCAATCCCCTTTGAACTTCTTGGATTTTCCTTGTTTCTTGTCATTGTACGGTCGCTTTCTTTTGTGACTCGTACTGGATTCCGCTAGATTTTCTTTGACTTCAGTTTCCATCGCCCTTTTATATGTCTTGGCCTTAGAGTTTTGGTTGTCTTCCTCGATTCTAAGTCTCACGATTAGATCTTCGAGTTTCACCTCCTTGCGCTTGTGCTTGAGATAGTTTTTGAAGTCCTTCCACATAGGCGGCAACTTTTCGATGAGTGCTGCTACTTGGAAGGGCTCATTCAACAACATCCCCTCAGAGAGCAAGTCATGAAGAATGATCTGAAATTCCTGCACTTGGCTAATCACGGTTTTGGAGTCGGTCATTTTGAAGTCCAGGAATTTACCAACAACGAACTTCTTCATACCCGCATCCTCCGTCTTGTACTTTTTCTCCAAGGAGTTCCATAGTTCCTTCGCAGTCTTGACTGAACAATAGACACTATAAAGTGTGTCATCAAGTCCATTCAATATATAGTTTCTGCACAAAAAATCACTGTGGTTCCATGCTTCCACAGCGTTTTTTCGTTGTGTGTCGGTATCATCTTCTGCAACTGTAGGTGGATCCTCATTCAAAAAACGAGACAGGCTCAGGGTAGTGAGATAGAACAGCATTTTCTGTTGCCAACGTTTGAAGTCGACACCGGTGAACTTCGATGGCTTTTCACCATGAGCGGGAGCAGTAACCATATGAGTGAATGATGTGCTTGACATTTTCAGAATTCAGAGATGTAGAACACGAACTATCATCTTGCGCTTGCTGTTTGGGATGTGCACTTCTCGAAATTCTGGAACAGAGCAACAACAACAATTCTTTAAGCCGAGGCAAGGATAAATCATTTATCCGCAAGACGATATTGCCCGTATACAAGTGCTTTACGTTAATGGCAATCATCTCTAAGATACAACGACTTCTATCAAGAGTAGTAGCACAACAAACTCTTGATTGCAACGAACAAAAATTGTAATAACTTTCAAGTGAGTAGAAACGAAAATTTTGCAGCAATATGTAGAAGGAATTCGATGCAAAAGTCCCCAAATGAATGCATGTAATGGATATTTATAGAGCATCAAAGGTGTCCAAACAAAGGTGCATCCTTTGTTGAATATACGTGTTGATTCGGTGAAAGAACGCAACCATTGGAGTAGGGACACACCCTATGGATGAATGGACACCCATTCATGTATGCAATGGCTTGGATAACATCAATCTGCACAAAAGGCAATCGACTTTCTGAAGAACCAAAGCCAAAAGACGCGTATGGTGTTTGGAGCATTCAGAACCAGAGGCGCGCGTGCACCCGCGCGACAATACGCACGGCCGCGCGCATGATTCTATTTGCGCACACTGAAAACCAGTGTgacgcgcgcggctgcgcgacATCATGTGCGGCCGCGCGATGCCTTCTGTTCTCGTGCACTGGAATGTGCACATCCGCGCAAGAACACGCGCAAGGGCGCGCCAGCTTCTGTTCGGACACCAACAAAATTTATTCCTCAAATAAATTTAGTCCAAAAAGATTAACATTGGTCAAAGATCATACCTCACCTCACCGAGCCGAGCGGGTGCGCACGCGTGTTTAATTCACCGAGACCTAGCTTGCCTAGCAGCGTCTCTCCCCTTCTAAACCTACTTTTTGAAGTTATATgaattagaatttttttattagtaTAATATTTGTATTCAATAGTTTAAAATTTGGAGATAAATATTGTTGAGAACGGGCGAATTCTTTTttgacattttaaaataacttataaATTTAATCCTTCATAGTATCCCCATAACATGTACACAAACCATAATATGCATCGTCATATACCTATTGATCATCTAAGTAAAGAATAATTTTTTGTGTGAAAAGGATTAATTGACCAAATTTCGTGACACGTGTCAATCCGatctatatttaaaattaaaataatatttttttcataaatcagTCGAGTTAGAAATTTGTCTTATTAAAATTGACTCGTGAAACAGTATCACATGATTTTTTGTGCTAAATAAAATACAacatatattattatatcatattaactatttatatattttattttgtaatcaATTCTCTCAATCTACTTGATACACAAATTCCACTTATAAAATTAATGGAAATTCAGAAAGTGAGCATATACATCATCTTTCAACTATAGGGCTTCAGACTGCCAAATAGACTTCAAACGGCAAAGTAAACTCTAGATTCGTATGCATATTTTGGTTCATTCGATACTATTTTGTGAGCACTACTCTGATCTATTGATATTTTGTCATGTGtgaatggttttttttttaagatttgaCCAACTTGCTCAAATTCAAACGGAAAATACTTGTCATGTGTCATCCATCGGCTGGTTCAAGGCAATGCCTTTACAACCAGCGTCGACCGAAACGCATATTTGGATGTTCTTATCTTATTATTGTGACTCTTTATCTTATCCTATAAAGAAAAAGAGATGGAGACCGTACTAGATACAATAAAAAACATTCAGTGTTGTCTTTCCAAAATCGACGGATCGGCACGAGATTGTCACAAATGATCTTTGAATGATATAATATTCAATCGTTTGCTTCATTGGTTTTTACGGTGACAGCTAACGAACGATGTCACGCATGTAACTTAAATCATTagtattttcaatgttttattaattttagtaatttttttggaaaacaATGAGaccaaaattatcatttttccAAACGTAAATCGAGTCGAACTAGgttgaaataattgtgaatcaaagaaattattattacataTTTGTGAGATGAGATGAAATAGATATGATACACCCCAACCCCAAATCAATTTTCAAAGATCTTCAAGAATGTCGGAGGCCTACGAGAGGGTGCGGGGCGGAAGGCTCGCTTTCAAAGGGGGCGAACTCGCCACCCGAGACAAAGCCATAgacaagaagaaaaagaagaagaagaagaacaagaacaagaagagCCTGGTCGACGACTCAGTATTGTCTGATGACCCGAATTTGAATGTATTGGATCCGGGTCCGGATGCGGGGGAGGTGTACACCATCGACGCGGCGAAGAAGATGAAGTACGATGAATTGTTCCCCGTCGAATGTAAGAAATTCGGGTACGACCCTAATGCCAAATCCAAGTCCGTTGAGGAGGCCCTCGACGATCGCGTGAAGAAGAAGGCCGACCGCTATTGTAAATGAGTGGAAACATTCTCCCTTTGATGTGGCAGCTTTTTTCGATCCTTCGATAGGTGAAGTTAAATCACTTTTAGGgtttttcttgttttcttccgGTAAAGATTGCGGTTTTTTTGTTAGGGTTCAGTTGGGCTGATTGATAGTGAATATTTGCCCAATGAGAATGTAAAATTGAGTTACTCCGCATTTCATGTTTGATTTCAGTTTCTTGCTTAGATTTTCAAAGAAACTCGTAGTTTAATTGTAACCTAACATAGATTTTTGTCTCTTGTTGTTGAAGTATTTTCCTTTATGGTTTACATTTTCTATAGTTTTGGACTAATTGAGTCGTATTTCTTGTTTGATCGATGCCTTTGGACAAAAAAGAGTTGTGCTTTAGCTTTTTACTTGGCAATCATAGTATGATCTTGTATCTACAGGATGGAAAATCAGCTGatcaaatcaaattaaataattatgtttGAAACTGAGGGTGGACTTGAAAGTTATGGGGATAGAAAATGTCATGGAGCTTTTAGTTATTTGTTTGGGCCGTATAGCTTTACAGAGAGTTCAAGCCAGCATTTATttatcatttcagattgatatgaaTTTCAGTAATGTACTTTAAATTTGTTCTTTAGCAAGCCATTCAGGACTTTGAGAATTGATGGTTAGATATTGTCTGCTGATTTGGAACTCACTCTGGCTACTGGGACTGAAATTCCTCTTATTGCTTTTTACAGGGGGCGAAAAAGAGTGCAAAAAGGCTTTTGAGAGTGCTCAGACTGATGATCTCAAAGGCTGTGATCTAGAAGCTTGTATTTCCTTGTATGTCCTAGATTCCTAGGGTGTTGTAACCTTAAGTTTTGCTTCTGAATCATTTCTTGGTGGTTTGGCTAGTTTTATGAGGTATATCTGGTGCTGTTAGATTGAAAAATGTAGTGTTTACTTGAAGTGATTCATTTTATTGCGCTGCAACACGCTTGTATTTAAATTGGGGTCAATTAGCTGCAGGTCTTTTTATAAAGTAGGATTTATAACGCTTGATCCTGTGGAATTTTTCTAGACTTTGAGGTAGTGATATATTAATTATCACTTAAAGTGTCTATAATCGTTGACAGTTCTCGATACACTTGATCCATACTCATCCTCTCCCTTGGAAGTTCAGCTGAACATGTTACCCAATTGAAGCATATGGATCAAGCACCTCATTTGTCTAGTTGTTAGATTACTTATTCCTCAATCCCGTGTTTGTCATTCATGTTGCTTACGCAAAGCTGTGTTGTCCAAAATATACAAAAGCCCTTTTGGTATTGTCATCTTTACAAATTGGTGTAGATTCGAATTCTCTTGAAATGAACTGTTCGTGGCCCTTTTCCAGTGAAAATCTCCAGCATGATGATCCCAAAACTTAAACATCTCCCAGAAATGACGCCTGCTCCGTGATGCCATACTCTGCAAGGCAATTTGATTTGCATATTTAAACTCAGCTGACTGCTATAATGTATCTTTACATGAAATAGTACTTTAATTGGGTGATCCTTCTTCTTTAGAATTGACTTCTATTTAGAATTGTACCGTTACTTATGTACTGTGAGTCTTTTTTAAGTGTATGAATTACTATTGCATTTTCATTTCACTGGTTGTATCATTGATATAAAACCCCTCATTGTTCACATAACAGAGAGAAAGGAGTTTGTCCCAACTTTTTATGGCCTTTTACTTCCCCTCTCTTGGTTTTTTGAAATAAAGCAGACTCGATGTTACCTCTTTCATTCACATATTCTGTTCGATATCAGATGCACCAAATTCTCGAGCTGCGGAACAACAAAATTATCGAAAATTAGCCTCATAGTCTACATATCCGGCTCTTTTTACTTTCTTCACTGGTATAATTCCTCTGTACAAAATGTTGCATGTAATAGAACCTAAAGCCAGTTCAGTCATAACATTCAAAAATTCCAAAGTTGGAAGGTTTCCACTAATAACTCTACCACTATGTATTCCCCCTCGTATTGTTTGATATTTAACAGAATCTTGATCAAACCATCTGGCTAAACAGAATGGGCCAAGCGTTCCAAATTTTACCAACTAGTCTATCTGCTTCACCTGATATTTTACCGTGCAGTCATAAAATCTGGCTCATAATGAATTTTTTCCCTACTCATCATGCATATTGGTATCTTACATATGTTGTTTTCAGATTGATTGTTTGTTCCAGTAATGTTCAACATTTGCACACCAAATGGGCTCCTAGATATGGAGGAATCTTCTGGTAAGTAACACGGAAACCACGTTTATAAGTCGCTAACAAAGCCATTGTCGCCGCGTCGAAAACTTTAGTTGTCAGTTATATGTAACGTTGGAAAGGTGGATGTTGGTGTTAACTTTGGATTATCAAATACACGAACCTTCTTGGGCTAAACACAAAAATTGACAGCTGAAGGTTTATTCATGCAAAATTTGGACCCCTACCCCAAGCTATGTATTGACCAAATAGACTAATGGTTGTATTCATAAATGTTGTTTTCACTTTGACACATGTTTCCATTC includes:
- the LOC142523368 gene encoding uncharacterized protein LOC142523368, whose protein sequence is MSEAYERVRGGRLAFKGGELATRDKAIDKKKKKKKKNKNKKSLVDDSVLSDDPNLNVLDPGPDAGEVYTIDAAKKMKYDELFPVECKKFGYDPNAKSKSVEEALDDRVKKKADRYWGEKECKKAFESAQTDDLKGCDLEACISFENLQHDDPKT